A genomic window from Sanguibacter antarcticus includes:
- the serA gene encoding phosphoglycerate dehydrogenase, whose product MLKALLLENVHPLTIEILSAQGIEVETRTGALDENELIDALAGVHILGIRSKTQVTDRVIAASTDLLTIGAFCIGTNQIDLKSAAEHGVAVFNAPFSNTRSVVEIALAEIISLTRRLTERDKALHAGTWDKSAEGSHEVRGRTLGIIGYGNIGTQLSVLGENLGMSVVFYDTAEKLALGNARRMDSLADLLAISDIVTLHVDGRGGNAGLFGEKQFAQMKPGSIFLNLSRGFVVDTGALREAILTQHLSGAAIDVFPQEPKKRGDAFESELRGLPNVILTPHIGGSTLEAQESIGIFVANKIKDYVRTGTTTLSVNLPNLALENSTGVARVAHLHRNTPGVLAAVNRTLAEHGTNIEGQLLATRGEIGYVVTDAGSALESAVIDALRSMDQTIKLRVMTETHV is encoded by the coding sequence GTGCTCAAGGCCCTCCTTCTGGAAAATGTCCACCCACTCACCATCGAGATCCTCTCTGCCCAGGGGATCGAGGTCGAGACCCGCACGGGCGCGCTCGACGAGAACGAGCTCATCGACGCCCTCGCAGGTGTCCACATCCTCGGGATCCGCTCCAAGACCCAGGTGACGGACCGCGTCATCGCGGCGTCGACCGATCTCCTGACGATCGGGGCGTTCTGCATCGGGACGAACCAGATCGACCTCAAGTCTGCCGCGGAGCACGGGGTCGCTGTGTTCAACGCGCCCTTCTCCAACACACGCTCGGTCGTGGAGATCGCCCTCGCCGAGATCATCTCGCTGACGCGCCGGCTCACCGAGCGGGACAAGGCGCTCCACGCGGGGACGTGGGACAAGTCCGCCGAGGGCTCCCACGAGGTGCGTGGACGCACTCTCGGGATCATCGGGTACGGAAACATCGGCACCCAGCTCTCCGTCCTCGGTGAGAACCTCGGGATGTCCGTCGTGTTCTACGACACCGCAGAGAAGCTCGCGCTCGGCAACGCGCGCCGCATGGACTCCCTCGCGGACCTTCTGGCGATCTCCGACATCGTCACGCTGCACGTCGACGGGCGCGGAGGCAACGCTGGGCTCTTCGGCGAGAAGCAGTTCGCTCAGATGAAGCCTGGATCGATCTTCCTCAACCTCTCACGCGGCTTCGTCGTCGACACCGGAGCACTTCGCGAAGCGATCCTCACCCAGCATCTCTCAGGCGCCGCGATCGACGTGTTCCCCCAGGAGCCCAAGAAGCGCGGAGATGCGTTCGAGTCTGAGCTCCGCGGGCTGCCGAACGTCATCCTCACCCCGCATATCGGCGGATCGACGCTCGAGGCTCAAGAGTCGATCGGCATCTTCGTCGCCAACAAGATCAAGGACTACGTCCGGACCGGGACCACGACCCTCAGCGTCAACCTCCCGAATCTTGCTCTCGAGAACTCGACCGGGGTCGCCCGCGTGGCTCACCTCCACCGCAACACTCCCGGCGTCCTCGCCGCAGTCAACCGCACCCTCGCTGAGCACGGCACGAACATCGAGGGACAGCTGCTCGCGACCCGGGGCGAGATCGGCTATGTCGTCACCGACGCCGGTTCTGCGCTCGAGTCGGCTGTCATCGACGCTCTGCGTTCGATGGACCAGACGATCAAGCTCCGCGTGATGACCGAGACGCACGTCTGA
- a CDS encoding DUF5302 domain-containing protein: protein MTQDSNERESSVSADTKAKFKEALARKNASQHRTTEGSSNTGTVHGSETAGPVQRTFRRKSG from the coding sequence ATGACGCAGGACAGCAACGAACGCGAGAGCTCGGTCAGCGCTGACACCAAGGCGAAGTTCAAAGAGGCGCTCGCGCGCAAGAACGCTTCGCAGCACCGAACGACCGAAGGATCGTCCAACACCGGCACCGTGCACGGCTCGGAGACCGCGGGCCCCGTCCAGCGGACCTTCCGCCGCAAGTCCGGCTGA
- the nrdR gene encoding transcriptional regulator NrdR: MHCPFCRHSDSRVVDSRTSDDGASIRRRRQCPQCNRRFTTLETASLSVVKRSGVTEPFSRAKVVSGVRKACQGRPVSEDDLALLAQRVEEAVRATGSAELDAYEIGLTILGPLRELDEVAYLRFASVYQAFDSLDDFEAAINLLRMEHAQALAASDDESAPGSTESIG, translated from the coding sequence GTGCACTGCCCGTTCTGTCGCCACTCAGACTCGCGCGTCGTCGACTCTCGGACGTCCGACGACGGCGCGTCCATCCGACGTCGACGTCAGTGCCCCCAGTGCAACCGTCGATTCACGACCCTGGAGACAGCGAGCCTCTCTGTCGTCAAGCGGTCCGGCGTCACCGAGCCCTTCAGCCGGGCGAAGGTGGTCAGCGGTGTCCGCAAGGCGTGTCAGGGACGACCAGTGAGCGAAGACGACCTGGCGCTCCTCGCCCAGCGAGTGGAGGAGGCGGTGCGTGCCACCGGCAGCGCGGAGCTCGACGCCTACGAGATCGGATTGACGATCCTCGGCCCGCTCCGCGAGCTCGACGAGGTCGCGTACCTGAGGTTCGCCAGCGTCTACCAGGCGTTCGACTCCCTCGACGACTTCGAGGCAGCCATCAACCTCTTGCGGATGGAGCACGCGCAGGCGCTCGCCGCGAGCGACGACGAGTCCGCGCCAGGGTCCACGGAGAGCATCGGCTGA
- a CDS encoding LysM peptidoglycan-binding domain-containing protein: protein MAHVVALSSGAAHIRSGVEDWLGIADLEITRRGRLVVWTIGVALMLVVLLMGGRAVAGSPDSATHVMPHTVSQGETLWAIASTVAHPGEDLRDVVSLIIEVNGRSSADLQAGEQILLPLR, encoded by the coding sequence ATGGCACACGTGGTGGCGCTCTCGTCGGGAGCCGCGCACATTCGCTCGGGCGTCGAGGACTGGCTCGGTATCGCTGATCTCGAGATCACCCGACGTGGACGCCTCGTCGTGTGGACGATTGGCGTCGCCCTCATGCTGGTGGTGCTCCTGATGGGCGGGCGTGCGGTCGCAGGGTCGCCTGACTCGGCCACGCACGTCATGCCGCATACCGTCTCGCAGGGCGAGACGCTGTGGGCGATCGCCTCGACCGTCGCGCACCCGGGGGAGGACCTTCGCGACGTGGTCAGCCTCATCATCGAGGTCAACGGACGGTCCTCTGCAGACCTGCAGGCTGGCGAACAGATCCTGCTCCCGCTCCGGTGA